One window of Candidatus Woesearchaeota archaeon genomic DNA carries:
- a CDS encoding 30S ribosomal protein S17e, with product MGRVKTTLVKTKTAEILEAHPSHFTTNFEENKLRVSEVAEIRSKKLRNTIAGYLTKLVKNKS from the coding sequence ATGGGACGAGTCAAAACAACACTGGTCAAGACGAAGACAGCAGAGATCTTAGAAGCACACCCCTCGCACTTCACCACGAACTTTGAGGAAAACAAACTTCGCGTGAGCGAAGTGGCAGAGATCCGCTCGAAAAAACTGCGTAACACGATAGCTGGCTACCTGACCAAGCTCGTCAAGAACAAGTCGTAA
- the albA gene encoding DNA-binding protein Alba produces the protein MGEDNAIFIGDKPFMNYVTSVVMQFTTKEAKEVIIQARGKFISRAVDVAEVAKNRFLQDQIEVKTITIGSEEFKNKEGKDIRVSTIEIVLKKK, from the coding sequence ATGGGGGAAGACAACGCAATCTTCATTGGCGACAAGCCGTTCATGAACTACGTCACTTCTGTTGTCATGCAGTTCACCACCAAGGAAGCGAAAGAAGTCATCATCCAAGCACGCGGCAAATTCATCTCGCGAGCCGTCGACGTTGCTGAAGTTGCAAAGAACCGTTTTCTCCAAGACCAAATAGAGGTCAAGACCATCACCATCGGCTCTGAAGAATTCAAGAACAAAGAAGGCAAAGACATCCGGGTTTCCACCATCGAAATCGTTCTGAAGAAAAAATAA
- the argS gene encoding arginine--tRNA ligase yields MDWFKTAVANALAEHLNAKEEDIRPLLETPPRQDLGDLAFPCFTLAKQERTPPASIAARLASKLHAATPPAIERVAAHGPYVNFSVNKDLLAKKTLSAIYEQGRAYGRKTKKKPPTIAIEFPGPNTNKPLHVGHLRNILLGTSTANLLEHQGNIVKRVNINNDRGIHICKSMLAYQKWGRGKEPDKKPDHFVGDFYVLYAQKAKDNPQLEEEAKALLRKWEAGDAQVRALWKKLRGWALQGFQETYQKLGVTFDKEYFESDIYAKGKAIIEKGLATGVFVKDENGAVVAKLDDEGLPDKYVLRADGTSVYMTQDIYLAFQRYEDFHMDKMVYVVASEQDLHFKQLFAILKKLNYPKPDGLYHLSYGMVNLPEGKMKSREGTVIDLDDLFEEMQALAKQEITKRHDLDKNEILRRANILATGAINFFMLKYDRHKDILFDKNAAISFEGETGPYVQYTHARIASIFRKSGAQPPSPPEKPALRTPVEQAVLKKLAMYPCVVEDAAEAYRPELLTRYLFELSQDITAFYHECPVLQAEAAVKTSRLALLHACKIVLQAGLALIGIEAPEEM; encoded by the coding sequence ATGGACTGGTTCAAAACAGCAGTCGCGAACGCCCTCGCAGAACACCTCAACGCGAAGGAAGAAGACATCCGCCCCCTTCTCGAAACCCCGCCGCGCCAGGACCTCGGCGACCTCGCCTTTCCTTGCTTCACCCTCGCAAAGCAGGAGCGAACACCCCCCGCCAGCATCGCCGCAAGACTGGCAAGCAAGCTTCACGCAGCAACGCCACCCGCTATTGAACGCGTCGCGGCACATGGCCCCTACGTGAACTTCTCCGTCAACAAAGACCTCCTCGCCAAGAAAACACTCAGCGCCATTTACGAACAAGGCAGGGCGTACGGAAGGAAAACCAAGAAGAAGCCACCCACAATCGCGATCGAGTTCCCCGGCCCGAACACGAACAAACCCCTCCACGTCGGCCACCTGCGCAACATCCTCCTCGGCACGAGCACGGCAAACCTCCTCGAACACCAAGGCAACATCGTCAAACGCGTCAATATCAACAACGACAGGGGCATTCACATCTGCAAGTCAATGCTCGCCTACCAAAAGTGGGGAAGGGGAAAAGAGCCCGATAAAAAACCAGACCACTTCGTTGGCGACTTCTACGTCCTCTACGCACAAAAAGCAAAAGACAATCCGCAACTCGAAGAAGAGGCAAAAGCCCTCCTTCGCAAATGGGAAGCAGGGGATGCACAAGTTAGAGCCCTCTGGAAGAAGCTGCGCGGATGGGCATTGCAAGGCTTTCAAGAAACCTACCAAAAGCTCGGCGTCACCTTTGACAAAGAATATTTCGAAAGCGACATCTACGCCAAAGGAAAAGCAATCATCGAGAAAGGGCTCGCCACGGGCGTTTTCGTCAAAGACGAGAACGGCGCAGTCGTCGCCAAGCTGGACGATGAAGGACTTCCCGACAAGTACGTCCTGCGAGCCGACGGAACGAGCGTATACATGACACAAGACATCTACCTCGCCTTCCAGCGCTACGAAGACTTTCACATGGACAAAATGGTTTACGTTGTCGCCTCAGAACAAGACCTCCACTTCAAGCAACTCTTTGCCATCCTCAAAAAACTCAACTACCCCAAACCCGACGGTCTCTACCACCTCAGCTACGGCATGGTCAACCTCCCAGAAGGGAAGATGAAGTCTCGCGAAGGAACAGTCATTGACCTCGACGACCTCTTCGAAGAAATGCAAGCCCTCGCAAAACAAGAAATTACTAAACGCCACGACCTCGACAAGAACGAAATACTACGACGCGCCAACATCCTCGCAACCGGCGCTATCAACTTCTTCATGCTCAAGTACGACCGCCACAAAGACATCCTCTTTGACAAGAACGCGGCCATCTCTTTCGAAGGGGAAACAGGCCCGTACGTGCAATACACCCACGCACGCATCGCATCCATCTTTCGCAAAAGCGGGGCGCAACCCCCTTCCCCTCCCGAAAAACCCGCACTGCGCACCCCCGTTGAACAAGCAGTCCTCAAAAAACTCGCAATGTACCCTTGCGTTGTTGAAGACGCCGCCGAGGCGTACCGCCCCGAGCTCCTCACGCGCTACCTCTTTGAACTCTCCCAAGACATCACCGCGTTCTACCACGAATGCCCCGTTCTCCAAGCAGAAGCCGCCGTCAAAACCTCCCGCCTTGCCCTCCTCCACGCGTGCAAAATCGTCCTCCAAGCAGGACTCGCCCTCATCGGAATAGAAGCGCCAGAAGAAATGTAA
- a CDS encoding DEAD/DEAH box helicase, producing the protein MARRTTNEARPASTKRPLTQYYQKIPARVAELLRRRGFQELMPTQWKSIEAGLFDDENLLVCTPTASGKTLVAELAILNAVLHDKGKAVYVAPLRALASEKFKSFKKHYPSLKTAMTTGDVDSDDAYLARYDVIVTTSEKLDSLLRHKTPWLSRVKCVIIDEVHLLNDASRGPTLEVVITLLQTLLPHLHLVALSATIGNPEELAEWLGATLVRDSWRPTKLYQGVYLDGEITFL; encoded by the coding sequence ATGGCGAGAAGAACCACCAACGAGGCAAGACCGGCGAGCACCAAACGCCCCCTAACGCAGTACTACCAAAAAATACCTGCCCGAGTAGCCGAGCTCCTCCGCCGGCGCGGCTTTCAAGAACTCATGCCAACCCAGTGGAAATCCATCGAGGCAGGACTCTTTGACGACGAAAACCTTCTCGTGTGCACGCCCACCGCGTCAGGCAAAACCCTTGTAGCAGAGCTGGCCATCCTCAATGCCGTTCTCCACGACAAAGGAAAGGCGGTGTACGTGGCTCCCCTCCGCGCCCTCGCTTCTGAAAAGTTCAAGTCCTTCAAGAAACACTACCCCTCCTTGAAGACCGCAATGACGACGGGCGACGTGGACAGTGACGACGCCTACCTTGCCCGGTACGACGTCATCGTAACGACTTCAGAAAAACTTGACTCGCTCCTCCGGCACAAAACGCCTTGGCTTTCACGGGTCAAGTGCGTCATCATCGATGAAGTCCACCTCCTCAACGACGCGTCGCGGGGCCCGACACTGGAAGTCGTCATCACCCTCCTTCAAACCCTGCTCCCCCACCTCCACCTCGTAGCGCTCTCAGCAACGATTGGCAACCCTGAAGAACTCGCCGAATGGCTGGGCGCAACGCTGGTTCGTGACTCGTGGCGGCCAACCAAGCTCTACCAAGGCGTCTATCTCGACGGGGAAATAACGTTTCTTTAA
- a CDS encoding 30S ribosomal protein S6e — protein MVQYKVCVGDPASKKTLKVELSEEQSAALRGKKIGDVVKGDVLGLEGYELEITGGSDNCGFPMRKDVEGTGRKRILAVKGIGLKKNPVKGRRIRKTVAGNTISLRTVQVNMKVKKPGKKPLFEEDKGKEAENAKPEGEGAASQEKQ, from the coding sequence ATGGTGCAGTACAAAGTATGTGTGGGCGACCCAGCGTCAAAGAAGACCTTGAAGGTTGAGCTTTCTGAAGAGCAGTCCGCGGCGCTTCGCGGAAAGAAGATTGGTGACGTCGTCAAAGGCGATGTTTTGGGGCTTGAGGGGTACGAGCTCGAAATCACGGGCGGGTCTGATAACTGCGGCTTTCCCATGCGCAAGGACGTGGAAGGAACAGGGCGAAAGCGCATCCTCGCAGTAAAAGGCATCGGGCTAAAGAAAAATCCCGTCAAGGGTAGGAGGATTCGCAAAACCGTCGCGGGGAACACGATTTCTCTCAGGACCGTTCAGGTCAATATGAAGGTGAAAAAGCCCGGGAAAAAACCCTTATTCGAAGAAGACAAGGGGAAGGAGGCAGAGAACGCTAAACCCGAGGGGGAAGGCGCGGCGTCGCAGGAAAAGCAATAA